The Haloferax volcanii DS2 DNA segment CTCATCTACGCCGGCGTCTACGACGTGCCCTTTATCGAGTACATGCTGACGCTCATCATCCTGTTCAACGCCCTCCTGTCGTCGCTCATGATTCGGATGGTCGACGGGGGGCACAAGGCGAACGCGTACCTCCACTTCGTGATGCTCGTCTGGGTTGGCTCCCTGATGGCGGTCGCGACCTCGTCGCTCGCAGGAGCGCTGATTAGTGTATGACTGACGACGGACCACAGAGACAGACCCGAGATACGATGCCAGACACAGGAGGCGAACAGACCGCACAGGAGGCCCGTTCCCGCGCGCCCGAGGGGGGCGACGTGGCGAAAAGCGATCTCCTGCAGGCGTACCGCCGGAAGAAGTCCGAACCGTCGGACGAACGCGAGGAACAAGAGCGGGAGCGCTCGAAGAAGCAGACGGAAAAACAGACCAGCGACGGCGAGTCCATCGTCGTCGACTTCGTCGCCAACTTCGTCGCCGGCGGCAACGCCTCGTTCGACCCCGTCAAGGGGCGCGTCCTGATGAGCCAACGGCGGCTCATCCTCGCCACGTCGAAGGCGAAGACCGTCATTCCCATCACGTCCATCTTCGACATCGCCGTCGGGCAGGTTCCCCCGGAGGTCGAGGAGTTCTTCGACTACACCGTGATGGTGGGCTACATCATCGGCCGCCAGCGACGGACGACCGTCATCGGCGGCGACCGCGAGACCATCGAGAAGTTCTCGCTGCTGTTGTTCCGCGCGGCGCTCAACGGCTCGCGCGCGCAGGTTACCCACCCGGCCCGCATCGGCGGCCGCGTCCTCGACACGGAGCGCCGACCCTCGGGCCTGCATCTCGACTACGAGGCCGTCACGTTCCCCGACGACGACGGCCCGCTCACGGAGAACGGCGAGCCGTTCCACATCGACCTCGCGAGCGTCATCTTCTTCGAGGTGCTCGAACGGACCGTCGACGGCGAAACGCGACTGGTGCTTTCGGTCCAGCACGTCAAACAGGGCCAGACGGTCACCTCCGAGATAACGCTCGACTCGCGGCGGAAGATGAACATCCTCGGGCGCTACCTCAGACTCGTCTACCACTGGATAAAGTCGGGCGTCCGCGACGTCGAAATCACCGAACAGGGCCTCGAAGTCCTCGTCGGGCTGTACTCCGCCGGCGAGATGGCCGCCGAGGTCGACTTCAGCGAACTCCTCGGCGTCGAAGGGGAAGTCCTCGAAGCGGAACTGGAGACGCTCCACGAGGAGGAACTCATCGGCGACGACGAACTGCCGACCTCGCTGACGCCGCAAGGGCGGTTCGTCGTCAACGAGGAAATCGAAGACGTGAACGTCTGACGCTGTTTTTTCTGGCGGAAGCGGTTCCGTCGGGTGGTTGCGAAGAACCATCAACTGGTCAACTAATCAGACACCATGCGGACGCGGACTTCGTCGCTCGTCGGCCTGGCAATCGGAAGCGTGGTCAGCTACTCCTTCGGCTTCCGACACGGCGACGCGTTGGTCGGCGTCACCCTGCTTCTCACGTACACAATTGTGGGCTTCGGATT contains these protein-coding regions:
- a CDS encoding CheF family chemotaxis protein — protein: MAKSDLLQAYRRKKSEPSDEREEQERERSKKQTEKQTSDGESIVVDFVANFVAGGNASFDPVKGRVLMSQRRLILATSKAKTVIPITSIFDIAVGQVPPEVEEFFDYTVMVGYIIGRQRRTTVIGGDRETIEKFSLLLFRAALNGSRAQVTHPARIGGRVLDTERRPSGLHLDYEAVTFPDDDGPLTENGEPFHIDLASVIFFEVLERTVDGETRLVLSVQHVKQGQTVTSEITLDSRRKMNILGRYLRLVYHWIKSGVRDVEITEQGLEVLVGLYSAGEMAAEVDFSELLGVEGEVLEAELETLHEEELIGDDELPTSLTPQGRFVVNEEIEDVNV